GCAGCTAACACAACTGTCTTTATGCTAACACAACTTTTATAACTTTTTCATCCTCTTTTGAGTGATGAGAAGTTATAAATGTATTATAGGAGAGATAAAAGACAATTTTGAAGAGTTTTTAAAAAATCCAACTTTTAAAAACCTTGAGTGGTGGGATAAAAGTATAAACTCTGCAAATATGCAGGGAAACAGAACAAATTTAATAAAAAAAATCGAAGGTTTAACTCTTGAAGAGATAAAAAAACTTGATGATGATTACAAGTTGGAGAAAATAGAAGAGATATTTAAAAACATTAAATCAATAATATACAATGAAGACAATAGAATAAAAGATGATTTAACTTTTGAAGAGGTTGAAAAAGCAATTGATGAAATAGATGGCATGAACTCAACAGCTAAAGAGCTATCTTATTACATACAAATGGAGGAAGATAAGATTCCTTTAGTAAATTCAACTGCAATAGAGACTATTAAGCACATTGAAAAAGTTACTAATATCTTTGATGACGAACAGATTAAAACTTTGCAAAATAAGATCGATAGAATAAAAGAACTAATAGAAATACCTGAAAATATAGAGTTTAAAAACTACTATATAGTTGATCAATTTTTTAATTTGTTTCATAAGATCAAATATGATGAACTATCTAAAAAAGAGATCGATGGATATAAAGATTTATACCAGTATGCTTATTTATTTGCAAATTTATTGGGCAAAGCAGATAAAAAAGGTGTAGAGAAAGACTCATTTTTAGAAATACTCAAAAAAAGCAAAAATATCATCTACTATGGAGCACCTGGAACTGGCAAAACTTATGAGATAAAGAGTAATATTGAAAATATCGTAGAAGATATAGATAAACAGTTTGTAATGACTCAATTTCATCCATCATACACTTATGAGGATTTTATAGAGGGAATCAAACCAGCTGTAATAAGTGAAAATAGCGTAAATCTTAAATTAAAAGATGGCGAATTTAGGATTTTTTGCGACAAAGCAAAAGTTGATGAAGATAATTTTTTAAACGAAAAAGATTTTTATGAAGCTATAAGAAAATATGGATATTTCTTCTTTGTCGATGAGATAAACAGAGCAGAACTATCAAGAGTTTTTGGCGAGTTATTGTATT
This sequence is a window from Hydrogenimonas thermophila. Protein-coding genes within it:
- a CDS encoding McrB family protein, coding for MRSYKCIIGEIKDNFEEFLKNPTFKNLEWWDKSINSANMQGNRTNLIKKIEGLTLEEIKKLDDDYKLEKIEEIFKNIKSIIYNEDNRIKDDLTFEEVEKAIDEIDGMNSTAKELSYYIQMEEDKIPLVNSTAIETIKHIEKVTNIFDDEQIKTLQNKIDRIKELIEIPENIEFKNYYIVDQFFNLFHKIKYDELSKKEIDGYKDLYQYAYLFANLLGKADKKGVEKDSFLEILKKSKNIIYYGAPGTGKTYEIKSNIENIVEDIDKQFVMTQFHPSYTYEDFIEGIKPAVISENSVNLKLKDGEFRIFCDKAKVDEDNFLNEKDFYEAIRKYGYFFFVDEINRAELSRVFGELLYSLEYRGKEGKIKTQYASMREEHDQYFYIPKNLFFIGTMNDVDRSIDSFDLALRRRFLWIKKECNYQLIENRFGTTYKKACEALNNFIINIDALGEKYQIGHAYFLKIEYFMKKEKISQANLNELFEFHLEPLLTEYLRVVYDEQNIKKYITEAQKKFRL